The genomic window TTGCGCTGCCAGACAGTTCGCGTCCACCGCCGCATGGAGCGCCCAGGGATGGATCTCAACCAGAGGAAAGTCTTTATAGATGACGCGAACCAACCCCTTATAGTGGTCCATCGTGTCCGGAAAGAGCTGCGCGTGCATACGTGCACAGTAGGGGCATTCCAGATCGTCAAAGTTGATGATGGTCACCTTGGCGTCAGGGTTTCCACGCACAGGGCGGTTGGCGATAGAAATCAGATCGGCAGGGTTCTTGCTCAGGTCCCATTTGGAGAGTCGCGCCAGGGTATTGCCGTCTTTGGAAAGCAGAAAATTCAGGGTCTGCTGCTTTGACGGATCACTGGTAGAAGAAAAGGTAATGGGAATGGCATCGAAGCCCGGAATGTCACTCTTAGAACGTGGCCCCACGCTGACCTTCCAGTCCTGTGGAACATTCAACTGGGAACGCACCAGAATTTCAATACGGCGGTCCACTTTCGGATTGTTAGGGGTGTCCTGGGCCTTGCAGCCTGCTGCCAGAAGGAAAGCGAGGCAGCCAAAAAGGAAGCGGGTTCGAAGCAAGAAAACCACCTTTCCCAAAGGGGAGAAATCTGTTCTCTGATTATCTCATCCGCGGGGCAAATTGAAGGCGGCAATAAAGAAAGGGCTGCGGCTTTCCCAAAGGAGTTATATGGTTTTCCTCCACACTTTCCCTCAATTGGAAATCCTCACCTAGCTCCCGCATGAGCGTTTCAGCACTATAACGGAGGACCTCCAGTCCACTACATTTTTCCGGACCGTTGAAAGCAAAGGTGGCCAATATGATGTGACCACCAGGTCTCAGCGCTTCCTGTACTTGATGAAGATAGAGGCTCCGTTGTTTTGCTTTTGTCAAAAAATGGAAGACAGCGCGGTCGTGCCATAAGTCATACTTATGTTTGGGAAGGCTGATTGAGGTGATGTCAGCAGCAATCCAGTGAATCTGATCGGCACGGCTTTGTAATCGCTCCTTCGCAAGGGAGAGTGCGGTTTCTGAAATATCCAGGACGGAAATATTCTCGTAGCCGCGCGCCAATAAGTCATCAGCTAGCGTCGAGGCCCCTCCACCCACATCAAGGATGCAGGCGCTTCGTTTGAGCCCCGTGTTTTCAATCAGCTTAAGTGAAGTTTCAAGATGAGAACGGTACCAGCTGACCTCATCTGCCTTATGTGTGCCATAGATATATTCCCAATACGCTCTATCCATCGATCATGTGAACCGGCCCTTTGATATTTGCGCTGCAAGACTAAAAAATACGCACAGCTCTTCTTAAACTTCCCGCAGAACCCACCCCGGCCAGCGTAAAGCTGTAGAGATACTGTGTATCATCGCGTACTGCGCCGAGAGAGTATCGGCGGACTTCCAGACTCAGGCCACAGCAGTCCCAGTTCCAGGAGCTCTGGATTGCTCCATATTGCAACTGGTTCTGTACGAAATCATAGCCCAGCGTACCTCCAGCGCTCAGCCCTCCTTTTGTGGAAGAGCCATAGCTCGCCGTAAGGCGCAGCTGATTATAGTTAGAGATAATATTTGTGGCTTGCGTGCCCTGGCCTACAGTGGCGGGCGCTTCTGGGGCATTCAGATGAAATTCGCCCAGGTTGAAGCTGTAGTCTCCCACTTTGTAGCCCGCATACACATTGCTGGCGGTCATGCGGCCCAGCCGCGGATCGTAATCCATGTCCCATTCAAGGTCTGTAGCGGATGTTGTCCGCATCCTGAGCCGCGATATGATGGGCGAAAATGTGCGCGGTCCGGTGAGAAAGGCGATCCCGGTCAGATCGAGCGTGGGGGCCAGTACGTTCCTCGTTCCATTGGTGACTGCTCCGCCAAAAGTATTGTTCAGGAAATATTTCTGCGCCAGCTGCCAGGAGATCCAGTCTTCTGTTCCGCCTCCGCACAGTTCGTCAGGTCCGAGTGCTTCGTCACCCTTGCAGGGATGAGGCCGGAGATGGCGCAGGAAAAGCCGCTGGGTCAGCGAGTAATCAAGTTCATTCGTATCGCTGGCAATGTCCACATCATCAAAGCGCAGGATCGAATCAAAATTTCCAATGCCAGCAACATAGTGATACTGAAAATCCGGCTCAATGGAGTGACGCAGGCTGCCTCCAAAGAGGCGCACCAGCCATGGCGCTGTGAAATCGCGCTCCAGGGCGGGAGGATGAATGTCGATGCCTGCTTCCAGATCTTTTCGGTTCACACTAGCGTCGCGTAGTGAAGGGACAGTGCCCAGGGGGGCCGGCGTCTGGCTCTTTCCATAGAATGTCTCGCGGACAGCAGCTTCGGGCCGGAAAGTCCACTCGCCAAGCTGAAAGGGGAGAGCAATGTGTGGATAGAGGTCCACGCGGGGCACAAAATAGGCATGGAATGTGGCAGTGTTCAGACTATTGGAGGGTTCGGAGCGCGAAAGAGCAGCTACCGATGCGGTCCCTCCCCACATCAGCGCAGTATCGCCCAGATAATGGTCTTCAGCCTCCATTTGCAGTTCCGGAAGGTGCAGGATCCTGATTTCCGCATTCGTTGCGGTGTTCTGGAAGCTCTGATAGCGATCAAAACGCAGATTTTGTGAGAATCCCCCGAGGGAATGTACGCCAAAGATCTGTGATTTCACCTCTGAGTCAATCGCTGTAGCGTAGTTTTCCTCAAAGGCCTGTCGATAGATGTAGGAGCTGAGGTATTCAGCATCCACAATGCCTCGTGTATGACTTCCCCAGTCGCGACGTCCATCCACCATTAGGTCTGTGCCGCCCTGGTTGATGTTGTCTGGTGCGAGGCCACGGTCGAAGAGAGCATGAAAACGCACATTCAGAAAATTCTCACCGAATCCGCGATACCGAAAGAGCCCCATGGGTGAAAAGCCGCGTTTCGAAAAATATTCTGTGCCGATGGTGAGGTCCGAATTGCGGCTTAACGCAAAATAAATCTCTTCCCCAAAAATGAAGCCTTTTGTTGTGCTGTTGCCGGCGATGGGCAGGAGAATGCCCGTAGTGCGATCCTCTTCACTGACCGCATGGGTGGCATAAGGCAAATAAAGCAGAGGGACATGCCATAGCTGGAAAATCGTGTTTCGGGCCGCCGCCTGATTATCATTTACATTGATTTCTTTGGCCAGCAACCGCCAGTCCGGCTGCGGCAGGCGGCAGGAGGTCATAGTGCCGTCAATGAGTTTATAGTTTCCCTGGCCCAGCTGTATCAATTCCCGTCCTGTAACGGCAAAAGGATTGGGTGAAGTGAACACCTTCTTGTTGCGTTGCATCGTCCGGTTTGTACCGGTCCCGATGGTCCCGATTACGTCATAAAAACGCCCTGTGTCTTCATCCAGATTCATTTCACCGTGGGTGGCCGTAAGATGCAGGTCATCCCGACTGCTGTCCAGGGTCAGATGGCCATCTGCAACGACCTCTCCCGTGTCCCGGTTATAGATGATTTTGTCGGCCTGAATGACGTAGTCCCGATAATGGATGACCACATTGCCTTCGAGTGTGTAGATATTGTCCTTTTCCCGCTGCGAGACAGCGCGAATCTCTACAGGCACCCCACCCTGGGGCGCCGGAATGACCCGTGCCACCGGAACACTCGGAGCGTCCGGCAACTGAGATGCGGGGGGAAACTGCTTTGTCACTGTCTGCGGCCAAAGAGGCGGATGACAGAGAAACAGCAGCGTGATACACAAAAAGATGCGGGCTCTCATCACGAGGGGCGATCTGGAAATTTCAGCATAACAGGCTTCCGATCTGCTCTTCACAAGGAGAAGCGCGCTGCTCTGGCTTTCAACAACCCGATTTCGCCGCTCCAGCTTGTGTATAGCTGGAGACAGGTTGTGTGTCTCCGCGAGGCCTCCCGCTTTCCAACAGAAACGGTCATTCACTTTGAACGGGGAACTCCATTGAGCACTTCGACTTCTAGTCTTTCATCTGCCTCTGCCGCGAATTGGAAAGATGAGATCAATGCCCGTCTGGCTGCGCACCGAACGCGGCGCACCCGTGTACCGGAAACCCAGGCTTCCCTTCCCGGTCTGGATTTAACGCCTGAAGCCGCTGGCGGCCGGCGAAATGTCGCGGCGCGTGTGGCGGAGCGTTACGCGAAGGCCCCTTCGTATCAGGAGCTTCTGGCGGCGCAGGCTGCCGCCGCGCGTGCCGCTGAAGCGGCGGCTGAAGCTGCGGCCCAGGCCCATGCCGTCACCCAGGCAGCCCTGGCTGGCATGGAGGAGCGGGAGGAAGCTTCCGGACAGGACCACGTTGAAACAGCGGCGTCCCATCCGCAAATGGCACTCGCTGAGGTAACAGACCCGCTTGAGGAAGTCGCCATCACACCACCTCAGCCTTTGCCAGCCAAATT from Pseudacidobacterium ailaaui includes these protein-coding regions:
- a CDS encoding DsbA family protein yields the protein MLRTRFLFGCLAFLLAAGCKAQDTPNNPKVDRRIEILVRSQLNVPQDWKVSVGPRSKSDIPGFDAIPITFSSTSDPSKQQTLNFLLSKDGNTLARLSKWDLSKNPADLISIANRPVRGNPDAKVTIINFDDLECPYCARMHAQLFPDTMDHYKGLVRVIYKDFPLVEIHPWALHAAVDANCLAAQSPTAYWSYVDYLHTHGEDISGPQRDPAKSAATLDKLARDEGQRSKLDSGKLDACLAKQDDSVVRASMKEGDALGVDGTPTLFINGERLSGALPEEQLWMAIDRALAAEGVTPPPAGKPEVPAADKGQGK
- a CDS encoding class I SAM-dependent methyltransferase, producing the protein MDRAYWEYIYGTHKADEVSWYRSHLETSLKLIENTGLKRSACILDVGGGASTLADDLLARGYENISVLDISETALSLAKERLQSRADQIHWIAADITSISLPKHKYDLWHDRAVFHFLTKAKQRSLYLHQVQEALRPGGHIILATFAFNGPEKCSGLEVLRYSAETLMRELGEDFQLRESVEENHITPLGKPQPFLYCRLQFAPRMR
- a CDS encoding LPS-assembly protein LptD; the protein is MTKQFPPASQLPDAPSVPVARVIPAPQGGVPVEIRAVSQREKDNIYTLEGNVVIHYRDYVIQADKIIYNRDTGEVVADGHLTLDSSRDDLHLTATHGEMNLDEDTGRFYDVIGTIGTGTNRTMQRNKKVFTSPNPFAVTGRELIQLGQGNYKLIDGTMTSCRLPQPDWRLLAKEINVNDNQAAARNTIFQLWHVPLLYLPYATHAVSEEDRTTGILLPIAGNSTTKGFIFGEEIYFALSRNSDLTIGTEYFSKRGFSPMGLFRYRGFGENFLNVRFHALFDRGLAPDNINQGGTDLMVDGRRDWGSHTRGIVDAEYLSSYIYRQAFEENYATAIDSEVKSQIFGVHSLGGFSQNLRFDRYQSFQNTATNAEIRILHLPELQMEAEDHYLGDTALMWGGTASVAALSRSEPSNSLNTATFHAYFVPRVDLYPHIALPFQLGEWTFRPEAAVRETFYGKSQTPAPLGTVPSLRDASVNRKDLEAGIDIHPPALERDFTAPWLVRLFGGSLRHSIEPDFQYHYVAGIGNFDSILRFDDVDIASDTNELDYSLTQRLFLRHLRPHPCKGDEALGPDELCGGGTEDWISWQLAQKYFLNNTFGGAVTNGTRNVLAPTLDLTGIAFLTGPRTFSPIISRLRMRTTSATDLEWDMDYDPRLGRMTASNVYAGYKVGDYSFNLGEFHLNAPEAPATVGQGTQATNIISNYNQLRLTASYGSSTKGGLSAGGTLGYDFVQNQLQYGAIQSSWNWDCCGLSLEVRRYSLGAVRDDTQYLYSFTLAGVGSAGSLRRAVRIF
- a CDS encoding RDD family protein; the encoded protein is MTEKQQRDTQKDAGSHHEGRSGNFSITGFRSALHKEKRAALAFNNPISPLQLVYSWRQVVCLREASRFPTETVIHFERGTPLSTSTSSLSSASAANWKDEINARLAAHRTRRTRVPETQASLPGLDLTPEAAGGRRNVAARVAERYAKAPSYQELLAAQAAAARAAEAAAEAAAQAHAVTQAALAGMEEREEASGQDHVETAASHPQMALAEVTDPLEEVAITPPQPLPAKLIEFPRELIAPRKARPRLAEGPLREADPNPEGPQLRIFEVEPESISKEPAVEPVLPEWHSIRLDPEPQENRQASETAAPVNYDHLFDLPLQVASLEDRLMAGIVDLALVMAAFFVFVLVFVACTAHPPTGKPAIAGAGVALATLFVLYQWLFFAYSDATPGMRYAKIALCTFDDENPTRRMMRNRVGALLLSVLPMGLGFLWCFFDEDRLGWHDRMTRTYQRSYR